In Novosphingobium kaempferiae, the DNA window AGCCGGTGCGCAGCGTCAGCAGGTGGCCCGGGGTCACGGGGGCGCGGAACTTCGCGTCCTCGATCGCCATGAAGTACACCAGCTTGCCGGTCCCGGCGAGGCCGAGGGTTTCGATCGCGAGGATCCCCGCCGCCTGCGCCAGCGCCTCGATCTGGAGGACGCCGGGCATGATCGGACGACCGGGGAAGTGTCCCTGGAAGAAGTCCTCGTTGAAGCTCACCGCCTTGACCGCCTCGATCTCCTCATCGGAGATCGAGACCACGCGGTCGACGAGCAGCATCGGATAGCGGTGCGGAAGCGCCGCCAGGATCTTCGCGGTATCGTAGACCAGCGGGGTCTCTTCGCTCATGCCCTGCGTCCGTTCCGGATCAGCGGCCCGAGGGCTGCGTCGCGGGGGCGCCGGCAGCCGGAGCAGCCTGGCCCTGAGCAGCGGCGGCCTGCGCGCGCTGTTCGCGAACCTGGCGCGGTTCCCAGCCGGCGGGCGGCACGAGCTGCGCCGAGGGGATCGCCGTGTTCAGCTCGTTCAGGATGTCCTGGTTGAGATTGTAGGCGCCGCCGTTGACCGCGAGGATCGCGTCGGGCGAGATCAGGATCGAGACGCCCTTCTTGGTCATCGCCGCCTTGACGGCGTCGTTCAGCTTGTCCTCGATCTGCTCGTTCACGTAGGCCTGCGAGAGGCCGACGGGCTGCAGGATGCGCTGGAGTTCGGCCTTGCCGTTCTCCTGGATCTGCTGGATCGAACCGGCCTGCTGCTCGAGAGCGGCCTGAGCGACCTTGCCGCCCTGACGGTCGGCGTTGAACTTGTCGATCAGCGGCTTGATCTGGGCGTTGAGCGCGGTCTGGCGGGTCTGCGCCTGGTCGAACTGCGCCTTGAAGGTGGTCTGGCGCTGCGTCTCGGCGGTCTTGAACGCGTTCGAGTTGGCGATCACGGCGTCGAAGCTGGCAACGCCGAGGCCCTGCACGATGTTGCCACCGGCGGCGGGAGCGGCAGCAGCGGCACCCTTCTTCTGCGCAAGCGCGGGCTGCGATGCGACGGCGGTAAGCGCGAGGCCAGCGGCCAGCGCGAGGATGTTCTTGGTAGTCATCAGAACTGGGTTCCCACGTTGAAAGTGAAGGCCTTGGGATCGTCGCCGTCCTGCTTGAGCAGGACGCGCGAGAAGTCGATGCGGAACGGGCCGAAAGGCGAGTTCCAGTTCACGCCGATGCCGACGGCGACGCGCGGCTTCCAGGTATCGCCGACGAATTCCTCGACGAAGTAGTACTGGTAGTTGCCCGTCGGGGTGTTGCCGATGCCGGTGGTTGCGTCGGTCGCGACGGTGGTCGTCGCGGTCGAGTTGGTGCCGTCCGTGTTGCGGACGTAGTAAGTCGGGATACAGCCCGTGTCGCACTGCGTAAGCGCGGGACGCTTGACGCTCCAGACCGCGCCGACGTCGGCGAAGATCGAGGGGCGCAGGCCCATCTCGCGCGCGCCCGAGCCCAGCGGGATCTCGAGTTCGGCGCGGGCCTTGTAGTAGTAGTTGCCGCCCAGCGCGTCATCCGACCATTCGCTGCGCTTGGTCGAGACGGTGTCGGGGATGGTATCCGCATCGTCGCTGTCGCTCAGGAACTTGCGCAGCACGCGCGGACCGACGCCGCGGATCGCGAAGCCACGGATCTGCGGTTCGCCCAGGTAGAAGCGGTCGGTCAGGCGGATGTCCTGCCCGGCGAGGCCCTTGATGATGCCGCCTTCGCCAGAGAGCGAGAAGATGAAGCCCTTGCCCAGATTGTAGAACTGCGAGGCGTT includes these proteins:
- the fabZ gene encoding 3-hydroxyacyl-ACP dehydratase FabZ; its protein translation is MSEETPLVYDTAKILAALPHRYPMLLVDRVVSISDEEIEAVKAVSFNEDFFQGHFPGRPIMPGVLQIEALAQAAGILAIETLGLAGTGKLVYFMAIEDAKFRAPVTPGHLLTLRTGFVQKRSRVCKFWGKASIDDKVTCEVNFTAMIADA
- a CDS encoding OmpH family outer membrane protein, with product MTTKNILALAAGLALTAVASQPALAQKKGAAAAAPAAGGNIVQGLGVASFDAVIANSNAFKTAETQRQTTFKAQFDQAQTRQTALNAQIKPLIDKFNADRQGGKVAQAALEQQAGSIQQIQENGKAELQRILQPVGLSQAYVNEQIEDKLNDAVKAAMTKKGVSILISPDAILAVNGGAYNLNQDILNELNTAIPSAQLVPPAGWEPRQVREQRAQAAAAQGQAAPAAGAPATQPSGR